The following are encoded together in the Salvia hispanica cultivar TCC Black 2014 chromosome 6, UniMelb_Shisp_WGS_1.0, whole genome shotgun sequence genome:
- the LOC125196217 gene encoding 6,7,8-trihydroxycoumarin synthase-like isoform X2, with product MDISSLNLTIPSPQNHQTTKPPKTLPPGPPRLPLIGNLHQFLFAGDLPTYLWKLSKKHGSIIHLKLGSISAIVVSSPKLAKQVLKIQDSSFCSRPTFLGQQKLSYNNMDMGFSPYGDYWREMRKMTSIHLLSAGKIQSFRPIREEEVSLMIANIGKICDGEREGGVVDLSEMALSLGSSLICRIAFGRGHEDEESKKERRFGESLREAQGVLASLCVSDFFPWLSWVDRLNGYRDWIDATYEKLDVFYQEIIDDHLDPKRKSENENEEDIVDILIKLKEEKSLSVHIVRNIFTGATDTSAAATVWVMTALMKAPQIMNKLQQEIRNLAGKKGRVDEDDLPQLPYLKAVINETFRLYPPIPLLMRQAMQRSTLQGYQIEPKTVIYVNAWAVARDPEYWEDPDKFVPERFLDIDTDVATGQDFGFLPFGAGRRMCPASLMGLVNVELAVANLVYCFDWEMPKGMKVEDIDVESLPGITVHKKIPLLLVPKRSGLA from the exons ATGGATATCTCTTCCCTTAATCTTACTATACCTTCTCCACAAAACCACCAAACCACCAAACCACCAAAAACCCTCCCACCGGGCCCGCCACGCCTCCCGTTGATCGGAAACCTCCACCAGTTCCTCTTTGCCGGAGACCTACCCACATATCTATGGAAACTCTCCAAGAAACACGGATCCATCATTCACCTAAAGCTCGGCTCCATCTCTGCCATCGTCGTCTCTTCACCAAAACTAGCCAAACAAGTGTTAAAAATCCAAGACTCATCGTTCTGCAGCCGGCCCACGTTTCTAGGGCAGCAGAAGCTCTCTTACAACAACATGGACATGGGCTTCTCTCCCTACGGGGACTACTGGAGGGAGATGAGGAAGATGACATCGATCCATCTCCTCAGTGCGGGGAAAATCCAATCCTTTCGTCCCATTCGCGAAGAGGAAGTCTCTCTTATGATCGCCAATATTGGGAAGATTTGCGATGGTGAGAGGGAAGGTGGGGTTGTGGATTTGAGTGAGATGGCTCTCTCTTTAGGAAGCAGTTTGATATGTAGAATTGCTTTTGGAAGAGGGCATGAAGATGAAGAGTcgaaaaaagagagaaggtTTGGGGAGAGTTTGAGAGAGGCTCAAGGTGTGTTGGCGTCTCTATGTGTATCGGATTTCTTTCCTTGGTTGAGTTGGGTGGATAGGTTGAATGGATATAGAGATTGGATCGATGCAACTTACGAGAAGTTGGACGTGTTCTACCAAGAGATCATCGACGATCATCTTGATCCAAAGAGGAAGAGCGAGAACGAGAACGAAGAGGATATTGTTGATATATTGATCAAGCTTAAAGAGGAGAAATCTCTATCA GTACATATAGTAAGG AATATATTCACCGGGGCAACCGATACAAGCGCGGCGGCCACAGTTTGGGTGATGACGGCGTTGATGAAGGCACCTCAAATCATGAACAAACTACAACAAGAAATCCGAAATCTGGCTGGAAAAAAAGGCCGCGTAGACGAAGACGATCTCCCTCAACTTCCATACCTAAAAGCAGTCATAAACGAGACATTCCGATTGTATCCTCCGATCCCACTGCTCATGCGACAAGCAATGCAAAGATCCACTCTACAAGGCTATCAAATCGAGCCCAAGACAGTGATTTATGTCAACGCGTGGGCAGTTGCAAGAGATCCCGAGTACTGGGAAGATCCAGACAAGTTTGTGCCCGAGAGGTTCTTGGATATCGACACTGATGTTGCGACAGGACAAGATTTCGGGTTCCTTCCGTTCGGGGCGGGGAGAAGGATGTGCCCTGCATCATTAATGGGACTTGTGAATGTGGAGCTTGCTGTTGCTAATTTGGTTTATTGTTTTGATTGGGAAATGCCAAAAGGGATGAAGGTGGAAGATATTGATGTGGAATCTCTTCCTGGGATTACAGTGCATAAGAAGATACCACTTCTTCTTGTACCTAAAAGAAGTGGCCTTgcttaa
- the LOC125196217 gene encoding 6,7,8-trihydroxycoumarin synthase-like isoform X3: MDISSLNLTIPSPQNHQTTKPPKTLPPGPPRLPLIGNLHQFLFAGDLPTYLWKLSKKHGSIIHLKLGSISAIVVSSPKLAKQVLKIQDSSFCSRPTFLGQQKLSYNNMDMGFSPYGDYWREMRKMTSIHLLSAGKIQSFRPIREEEVSLMIANIGKICDGEREGGVVDLSEMALSLGSSLICRIAFGRGHEDEESKKERRFGESLREAQGVLASLCVSDFFPWLSWVDRLNGYRDWIDATYEKLDVFYQEIIDDHLDPKRKSENENEEDIVDILIKLKEEKSLSVHIVRVEYIHRGNRYKRGGHSLGDDGVDEGTSNHEQTTTRNPKSGWKKRPRRRRRSPSTSIPKSSHKRDIPIVSSDPTAHATSNAKIHSTRLSNRAQDSDLCQRVGSCKRSRVLGRSRQVCAREVLGYRH; the protein is encoded by the exons ATGGATATCTCTTCCCTTAATCTTACTATACCTTCTCCACAAAACCACCAAACCACCAAACCACCAAAAACCCTCCCACCGGGCCCGCCACGCCTCCCGTTGATCGGAAACCTCCACCAGTTCCTCTTTGCCGGAGACCTACCCACATATCTATGGAAACTCTCCAAGAAACACGGATCCATCATTCACCTAAAGCTCGGCTCCATCTCTGCCATCGTCGTCTCTTCACCAAAACTAGCCAAACAAGTGTTAAAAATCCAAGACTCATCGTTCTGCAGCCGGCCCACGTTTCTAGGGCAGCAGAAGCTCTCTTACAACAACATGGACATGGGCTTCTCTCCCTACGGGGACTACTGGAGGGAGATGAGGAAGATGACATCGATCCATCTCCTCAGTGCGGGGAAAATCCAATCCTTTCGTCCCATTCGCGAAGAGGAAGTCTCTCTTATGATCGCCAATATTGGGAAGATTTGCGATGGTGAGAGGGAAGGTGGGGTTGTGGATTTGAGTGAGATGGCTCTCTCTTTAGGAAGCAGTTTGATATGTAGAATTGCTTTTGGAAGAGGGCATGAAGATGAAGAGTcgaaaaaagagagaaggtTTGGGGAGAGTTTGAGAGAGGCTCAAGGTGTGTTGGCGTCTCTATGTGTATCGGATTTCTTTCCTTGGTTGAGTTGGGTGGATAGGTTGAATGGATATAGAGATTGGATCGATGCAACTTACGAGAAGTTGGACGTGTTCTACCAAGAGATCATCGACGATCATCTTGATCCAAAGAGGAAGAGCGAGAACGAGAACGAAGAGGATATTGTTGATATATTGATCAAGCTTAAAGAGGAGAAATCTCTATCA GTACATATAGTAAGGGTGG AATATATTCACCGGGGCAACCGATACAAGCGCGGCGGCCACAGTTTGGGTGATGACGGCGTTGATGAAGGCACCTCAAATCATGAACAAACTACAACAAGAAATCCGAAATCTGGCTGGAAAAAAAGGCCGCGTAGACGAAGACGATCTCCCTCAACTTCCATACCTAAAAGCAGTCATAAACGAGACATTCCGATTGTATCCTCCGATCCCACTGCTCATGCGACAAGCAATGCAAAGATCCACTCTACAAGGCTATCAAATCGAGCCCAAGACAGTGATTTATGTCAACGCGTGGGCAGTTGCAAGAGATCCCGAGTACTGGGAAGATCCAGACAAGTTTGTGCCCGAGAGGTTCTTGGATATCGACACTGA
- the LOC125196217 gene encoding 6,7,8-trihydroxycoumarin synthase-like isoform X1, with the protein MDISSLNLTIPSPQNHQTTKPPKTLPPGPPRLPLIGNLHQFLFAGDLPTYLWKLSKKHGSIIHLKLGSISAIVVSSPKLAKQVLKIQDSSFCSRPTFLGQQKLSYNNMDMGFSPYGDYWREMRKMTSIHLLSAGKIQSFRPIREEEVSLMIANIGKICDGEREGGVVDLSEMALSLGSSLICRIAFGRGHEDEESKKERRFGESLREAQGVLASLCVSDFFPWLSWVDRLNGYRDWIDATYEKLDVFYQEIIDDHLDPKRKSENENEEDIVDILIKLKEEKSLSVDINIKALLVNIFTGATDTSAAATVWVMTALMKAPQIMNKLQQEIRNLAGKKGRVDEDDLPQLPYLKAVINETFRLYPPIPLLMRQAMQRSTLQGYQIEPKTVIYVNAWAVARDPEYWEDPDKFVPERFLDIDTDVATGQDFGFLPFGAGRRMCPASLMGLVNVELAVANLVYCFDWEMPKGMKVEDIDVESLPGITVHKKIPLLLVPKRSGLA; encoded by the exons ATGGATATCTCTTCCCTTAATCTTACTATACCTTCTCCACAAAACCACCAAACCACCAAACCACCAAAAACCCTCCCACCGGGCCCGCCACGCCTCCCGTTGATCGGAAACCTCCACCAGTTCCTCTTTGCCGGAGACCTACCCACATATCTATGGAAACTCTCCAAGAAACACGGATCCATCATTCACCTAAAGCTCGGCTCCATCTCTGCCATCGTCGTCTCTTCACCAAAACTAGCCAAACAAGTGTTAAAAATCCAAGACTCATCGTTCTGCAGCCGGCCCACGTTTCTAGGGCAGCAGAAGCTCTCTTACAACAACATGGACATGGGCTTCTCTCCCTACGGGGACTACTGGAGGGAGATGAGGAAGATGACATCGATCCATCTCCTCAGTGCGGGGAAAATCCAATCCTTTCGTCCCATTCGCGAAGAGGAAGTCTCTCTTATGATCGCCAATATTGGGAAGATTTGCGATGGTGAGAGGGAAGGTGGGGTTGTGGATTTGAGTGAGATGGCTCTCTCTTTAGGAAGCAGTTTGATATGTAGAATTGCTTTTGGAAGAGGGCATGAAGATGAAGAGTcgaaaaaagagagaaggtTTGGGGAGAGTTTGAGAGAGGCTCAAGGTGTGTTGGCGTCTCTATGTGTATCGGATTTCTTTCCTTGGTTGAGTTGGGTGGATAGGTTGAATGGATATAGAGATTGGATCGATGCAACTTACGAGAAGTTGGACGTGTTCTACCAAGAGATCATCGACGATCATCTTGATCCAAAGAGGAAGAGCGAGAACGAGAACGAAGAGGATATTGTTGATATATTGATCAAGCTTAAAGAGGAGAAATCTCTATCAGTTGATATCAACATCAAAGCTTTGCTAGTG AATATATTCACCGGGGCAACCGATACAAGCGCGGCGGCCACAGTTTGGGTGATGACGGCGTTGATGAAGGCACCTCAAATCATGAACAAACTACAACAAGAAATCCGAAATCTGGCTGGAAAAAAAGGCCGCGTAGACGAAGACGATCTCCCTCAACTTCCATACCTAAAAGCAGTCATAAACGAGACATTCCGATTGTATCCTCCGATCCCACTGCTCATGCGACAAGCAATGCAAAGATCCACTCTACAAGGCTATCAAATCGAGCCCAAGACAGTGATTTATGTCAACGCGTGGGCAGTTGCAAGAGATCCCGAGTACTGGGAAGATCCAGACAAGTTTGTGCCCGAGAGGTTCTTGGATATCGACACTGATGTTGCGACAGGACAAGATTTCGGGTTCCTTCCGTTCGGGGCGGGGAGAAGGATGTGCCCTGCATCATTAATGGGACTTGTGAATGTGGAGCTTGCTGTTGCTAATTTGGTTTATTGTTTTGATTGGGAAATGCCAAAAGGGATGAAGGTGGAAGATATTGATGTGGAATCTCTTCCTGGGATTACAGTGCATAAGAAGATACCACTTCTTCTTGTACCTAAAAGAAGTGGCCTTgcttaa
- the LOC125196216 gene encoding myb-like protein X, whose translation MSRCFPFPPPGYERKHIPDDLDLLTEAKRKEKKHKKEKKDKERKKDKERDGSDEKKHRDKKDRKEKHKEKKEKKEKHKDKKKDKEGGGKDKDKSSISEESTVAGKLEDRSGGKLQPKVQNKDRSGFGNEARSSSPFQGQNSGKPSQSFLSSQFNEESKFVQELDRRIRDDQRSGGSQLPERVAVLDNKDQKMVSRGAIRNSSGLLVAEKGDNKNKRTERQSDPQGVKNDFGASKMMQSLIPNPKAKVEGVPKTVDEQNGRRWEDGEKFKETGVVKQKDRVKESPLKENDKDKEKKKEENAKIRKGDKNSSQYLFKNDGSNDPSSISGKHSVDLLKETHSNAGNEGNFRKRKDENTNGFLHESDIRPNKMQRLAPHQLTENGRKLDPFQTPMKPSHNNHIIPNNARVDNRERLMNGFTGAHKPSPQKPKSSAVVALVSNQIAEASKVPGHDPPSVNKALKVPKIDDLIAEASRRPPHPDSKYLAEVLTVPKVEDWCEPDHQDWLFTEKGHAGMRKVEPVRDRDDQHVWSEAVHIESADICALPYVIPY comes from the exons ATGTCTCGCTGCTTTCCATTTCCACCACCAGGATATGAAAGAAAGCACATCCCCGATGACTTGGACTTATTAACAGAG GCGAAGCGCAAAGAAAAAAAGCacaaaaaggagaaaaaggataaggaaagaaagaaagataaagagagagatggaaGTGATGAGAAAAAACATAGGGACAAGAAAGAccgaaaagaaaaacataaggaaaagaaggaaaagaagGAAAAGCACAAGGACAAAAAGAAGGATAAGGAGGGTGGTGGCAAAGACAAGGACAAAAGCAGCATATCTGAAGAGTCTACAGTTGCTGGGAAACTTGAGGATAGAAGTGGAGGGAAGCTTCAGCCAAAAGTACAGAACAAAGATAGAAGTGGTTTTGGGAATGAAGCAAGAAGTTCTAGCCCGTTTCAGGGTCAAAATAGTGGGAAGCCTTCACAAAGCTTTTTGTCTTCCCAGTTCAATGAGGAATCAAAATTTGTTCAGGAACTGGACAGGAGGATCAGGGATGATCAAAGGAGTGGTGGGAGCCAGTTACCTGAGAGAGTTGCTGTTCTGGACAATAAAGATCAAAAGATGGTATCAAGAGGTGCCATCAGAAACTCTTCAGGACTGCTGGTAGCGGAAAAGGGTGATAACAAGAATAAGAGAACTGAGAGACAAAGTGATCCTCAAGGGGTGAAAAATGATTTCGGTGCAAGTAAAATGATGCAGAGCCTTATCCCAAATCCCAAAGCTAAAGTTGAAGGGGTTCCGAAAACAGTGGATGAACAGAATGGGAGGAGGTGGGAAGACGGAGAGAAATTTAAGGAAACAGGTGTTGTTAAGCAGAAAGATAGGGTTAAGGAAAGCCCCTTGAAGGAAAATGACAAGgacaaagagaagaaaaaagaagagaatgcAAAGATTAGAAAAGGGGATAAGAATAGCAGTCAGTACCTGTTTAAAAATGATGGGAGTAATGATCCCAGCAGCATTAGTGGTAAACATAGTGTGGACCTGTTGAAGGAAACCCACAGTAATGCTGGTAATGAAGGAAATTTcaggaaaagaaaagatgaaaataCAAATGGTTTCCTCCATG AGAGTGATATCAGGCCAAATAAAATGCAAAGGCTTGCTCCTCACCAGTTGACAGAAAATGGAAGGAAACTCGATCCTTTCCAGACTCCCATGAAACCTTCTCATAATAATCACATTATCCCTAATAATGCTAGAGTGGATAATAGAGAGAGGTTGATGAATGGCTTCACCGGAGCCCATAAACCATCGCCACAAAAGCCAAAATCTTCTGCAGTAGTAGCTCTGGTCAGCAACCAGATTGCTGAAGCTTCAAAGGTACCTGGTCATGATCCACCTTCTGTGAACAAGGCACTGAAGGTGCCGAAGATTGATGACCTAATAGCTGAAGCATCAAGAAGGCCTCCCCATCCCGATTCCAAGTACCTGGCTGAGGTACTAACAGTGCCCAAGGTGGAGGACTGGTGTGAACCTGACCACCAGGACTGGCTGTTCACCGAGAAAGGTCATGCAGGTATGCGTAAGGTGGAACCAGTCAGGGACAGGGACGACCAGCACGTGTGGTCAGAAGCTGTACATATTGAATCAGCAGATATTTGCGCTCTGCCTTACGTGATCCCTTACTGA
- the LOC125193783 gene encoding protein ECERIFERUM 26-like produces MVSSPITEGLIYDKKLSSVGPAYATDPDLVHEPGNLDLAMKLHYLRGIYYFERQAFEGLRILAIKEPMFDWLNKYPVTSGRFRRAESGRAYIKCNDCGVRFLEAKCDKTLEEWFQIRDASLEKLLVSNQIIGPELGFSPLVLIQV; encoded by the coding sequence atggtgtcTTCTCCCATTACTGAAGGCCTCATATACGATAAAAAACTATCCTCGGTCGGGCCGGCCTATGCGACCGACCCGGACTTAGTGCACGAGCCCGGCAACTTGGACTTAGCCATGAAGCTCCACTACCTAAGAGGAATCTACTACTTTGAGAGGCAAGCTTTTGAGGGTTTGAGAATCCTTGCCATCAAGGAGCCCATGTTTGACTGGCTTAACAAGTACCCGGTCACGTCGGGGCGCTTTCGCCGGGCCGAATCGGGCCGGGcctatataaaatgcaatgaTTGTGGGGTGAGATTTCTTGAGGCCAAATGTGACAAAACTCTAGAGGAATGGTTTCAAATTCGGGATGCATCTCTTGAGAAGCTCCTTGTTTCCAACCAAATCATTGGGCCCGAACTTGGATTTTCACCTCTCGTTCTTATTCAGGTatga
- the LOC125196803 gene encoding chaperone protein dnaJ 20, chloroplastic-like, which yields MSSTHIAHPLPTNRFSFPRSTRPHHHHPPHSISFRSRPAPLHIRSALNATVSETAAAMTLYDLLGIPETGSLLEIKQAYKQLARKYHPDVSPPELVEEHTQRFIQVQEAYETLSDPRRRALYDHHVASGLHLAFAARRNGRFDEEMEDRGEWKDRWQSQLSELKRRSVQKENADGMSWGARMRRERNGV from the exons ATGAGCAGCACTCACATAGCTCACCCGCTCCCCACAAACCGCTTCTCCTTCCCCCGCTCCACCCGCCCCCATCACCACCACCCGCCCCATTCCATCTCCTTCCGCTCCCGCCCCGCCCCGCTCCACATCCGATCCGCGCTCAACGCCACCGTCTCCGAAACCGCCGCCGCCATGACTCTCTACGACCTTCTCGGCATACCGGAGACCGGCTCCCTGCTCGAGATCAAGCAGGCCTACAAGCAGCTGGCGCGGAAGTACCACCCCGACGTCTCTCCGCCCGAATTGGTGGAGGAGCACACGCAGCGCTTCATTCAGGTGCAGGAGGCCTACGAGACGCTCTCGGATCCTCGCCGCCGGGCGCTGTACGACCACCACGTCGCCTCCGGGCTCCACCTCGCCTTCGCCGCCCGCCGCAACGGCAGATTCGATGAG GAAATGGAGGACAGAGGCGAGTGGAAGGATCGGTGGCAGTCTCAGTTGTCAGAGCTCAAGAGAAGAAGCGTGCAAAAGGAGAATGCCGATGGCATGTCATGGGGTGCAAGGATGCGCAGAGAGAGGAACGGAGTATAG